One part of the Symphalangus syndactylus isolate Jambi chromosome 1, NHGRI_mSymSyn1-v2.1_pri, whole genome shotgun sequence genome encodes these proteins:
- the LOC129482807 gene encoding LOW QUALITY PROTEIN: HIG1 domain family member 2A, mitochondrial (The sequence of the model RefSeq protein was modified relative to this genomic sequence to represent the inferred CDS: inserted 1 base in 1 codon) yields the protein MATPGPVIRXVPFEPSKPLVIEGLNPTVYRNPESFKEKFLRKTRENPVVPIGCLATVAALTYGLYSFHRGNSQRSQLMMCTRMAAQGFTVTAILLGLAVTAMKSQP from the exons ATGGCAACTCCCGGCCCTGTGATTC AGGTCCCCTTTGAACCATCGAAGCCTCTAGTCATTGAGGGGCTTAACCCCACTGTTTACAGGAATCCAGAGAGTTTCAAGGAAAAGTTCCTTCGCAAGACCCGCGAGAACCCGGTGGTACCCATAGGTTGCCTGGCCACGGTGGCCGCCCTCACCTATGGCCTCTACTCCTTCCACCGGGGCAACAGCCAGCGCTCTCAGCTCATGATGTGCACCCGGATGGCTGCCCAGGGTTTCACAGTCACAGCCATCTTGCTGGGTCTAGCTGTCACCGCTATGAAGTCTCAACCCTGA